One region of Culex pipiens pallens isolate TS chromosome 2, TS_CPP_V2, whole genome shotgun sequence genomic DNA includes:
- the LOC120429629 gene encoding V-type proton ATPase subunit D 1 yields the protein MSSKDRIPIFPSRGAQMQMKARLAGAHKGHGLLKKKADALQMRFRMILSKIIETKTLMGEVMKEAAFSLAEAKFLSGDFNQVVLQNVTKAQIKIRTKRDNVAGVTLPVFESYQDGSDTYELTGLAKGGQQMQKLKKNYQSAVKLLVELASLQTSFVTLDEVIKITNRRVNAIEHVIIPRIDRTLAYIISELDELEREEFYRLKKIQDKKRIARKKEEVRKAALLEKGIDVRDQANLLDEGDDDILF from the coding sequence ATGTCGTCCAAGGACCGTATTCCGATCTTCCCGTCGCGAGGCGCCCAGATGCAGATGAAGGCTCGGTTGGCCGGAGCCCACAAGGGTCACGGGTTGCTGAAGAAGAAGGCCGATGCGCTGCAGATGCGATTCCGGATGATTCTGAGCAAGATCATCGAGACCAAGACGCTGATGGGGGAGGTCATGAAGGAGGCGGCCTTTTCGCTGGCCGAGGCCAAGTTCCTGTCCGGGGACTTTAACCAGGTGGTGCTCCAGAACGTCACCAAGGCCCAGATCAAGATCCGGACCAAGAGAGACAACGTCGCGGGTGTCACGCTGCCCGTGTTCGAGTCGTACCAGGACGGTAGCGATACGTACGAGCTGACCGGGTTGGCCAAGGGTGGTCAGCAGATGCAGAAGCTCAAGAAGAACTACCAGAGCGCCGTCAAGCTGCTGGTCGAGCTGGCTTCGCTGCAGACGTCGTTCGTCACCCTGGACGAGGTCATCAAGATCACCAACCGGAGAGTGAACGCCATCGAGCACGTCATCATCCCCCGGATTGACCGCACGCTGGCCTACATCATCTCCGAGCTGGACGAGCTGGAGCGCGAGGAGTTTTACCGTCTGAAGAAGATCCAGGACAAGAAGCGAATCGCCCGCAAGAAGGAGGAAGTCCGCAAGGCGGCCCTGCTCGAGAAGGGCATCGACGTCCGAGATCAGGCCAACCTGCTGGACGAGGGTGACGATGATATTCTGTTCTAA